CgtttctgtttcttttctttttcttcttattttattaaaaaaaactagACATCTAATGTTTAATGTGTAGCAATCTAATTGTGTTGATTAAACATTTGCAAATAGAAATTCAAGTATTATCCTTCAGATGATAAGCATTGGCAGTGCTTTTGTAAAACCCCACCCAGATAATGCAGCTATTTTTATGTTTGCATTAGTTATTCATGAATGTTTTTCGTAAAACAAGTGAGGAAAGGTAGGAAGCAGTTCAAAAGCCTATTGGACAAGAAACCTGGAAAAATGCAGTAGTTGGAACTGATTCAGGGGATGACAAGAGTTCGAGGTGAAATAAAACATGAAGTTGAGACGCGAGACGCAGAAAATGGAGATGCAAGCGAGGAAAGCAATTCAAATGGAGGAGTAGCATGCGTTCTTGAAGCTGATAACATTTACGGCCAGCTGGTAGAAGATTCCTCGCGGTTGGCGGACTACATAGACGCAGCATACTGTTACGTCAATGGCTAGATTTTCAAATTTTGGTAATGACCCAGACGTGACCTGGTTTGCACAAAATTTCCTTCAGGTGGATGGTAATGCAATTGTTTGACAGCGCAAGCAGTGCACCGTAGGCTATCAAATCGATACGTATGCGAGCAAATAGTTCACATTTTCATGAATTCCGATGGGTCAACATCTCTgtcctcaaaaaagaaaaaagaaaagagaaaaaagagttcCTAATGGATTATTAAATCCACCATGCAAGCAGTAGTTGCTAATCTAACAGAAAATTATAAGACTAGATGCTGTACCAACTAGTTTATAAACCATTAGGTCTCATAGGTCCTGGTGGTTTATAAAACACCAGGTACAGAATCTGGTCTTATTAGATTAGCAGCCATTGCTTGCATGATCTATTCACTGGCTTTTGTATCCAACTTTCGCCAAAATGCGCTGCACAGTGATGAGCATCAAACAGTGGTCCGATTACAGCCATAAAAGGATAGGTAAATTGGTCTAGAGATAGGTTATGAAAGTGTCTTCACTCCTCAGTGCATCTGTATCCATGATAGATGAGTACATATAAACTATGTATGAGTGAAAGCCGATCCTCGGTTCAGGAAGACGAATAAAACTACGAACTGGATAGCCTCCTTTATAGCTAACCATTCCAAAAATCACCTATGATTAGAAGAGATGGAGTTGTCCTTCGTAATGTACTGCCTTTTGGGCTTTTTAGCTATATCCATAcacgttatatatatatatatatatatatatatatatatatatatatatatatatatatatatatatatatatatatatatatatatatatatatatatatatatatgatgctttcgtttcagaaagaaagaaagaaagaaagaaagaagaaaaagaaaaggttgcATCCTCTCTGCTGTCCCAGTTCAGTTTGCACGGACGTCTCTATGGAGAACCATTCAACAATTTCTTCAGCCAAGATTTAAGGGATGTCGAAAATTTGAAGCAAGTGGCCGTGCATATTGAGACCCAAACATAAAAGGAAACGCTGCAAAAACAGGAATATTCCTCGATTTCAGCACTGGAAGTGCGATGGCTTCTGCCAGATAACAAAGTTCGCTGCAACCAGAGCCCTCCTCTCAAGTTTCCAACAAAGTTCGCTACAACCAGAGCCCTCCCCTCAAGCCTCCACCCACTATTCACAAGCAAGCATGTGTTGCGAGGAAGATATAAAAAAAACGAATATTTAtaataaaggaaaagaaaaagaaaaaaagaaaaaggaaagctaAAATTTAACGCTTGGTGGCATCGTTGCCAGGGGCCTCCCCATTACCGGGCCGAGCCCGCTTGTAGATCAGGCCACTTGCTGAAAGGAGGAAGCCGAGGGCATGGCCGGCGATGGCGGCGATGAGGACACCCAGGTTGAAGGACATGACGGCGAGCATGACGAGGTAAAGCAGCCCCATCCGGACGGCATGGAGGAAAGTCGGCAGCAAGGCGGTGGATATTCGGCGGCTGCTGCCGGTGGCGGTGGTGGGAGCAGCCTGGGAGAGATGGTCGGAGAGGTATTCGGCGAGGAAGGCGGTAGCGACGACGCAGAGGAGGGCGAGGAGGTACATGCCGAGGCCTTGGTCGCCGGGCCAGCCAGAGAAGAGGACCTCGACGCGCTCCCCCCAGAAGAGGGTCATGTGCATCGCCATGTCGCCACCCTTATCGTGATGACCGGGCATGGTTGCAGGAGTCGTCCCTCCCATCCCATCCTGCATGACGCCTCCTCTGCCCATTGCCAATCTCCCCCTTCAGCAGCCAACAGAAGAGGAGATGTgtatataattaagaagagagATGATCGATATCTCATCTGGGGTTTGTGGTGGGCGGTGTGAGGTGTGACCTGAGAGGGACTCGGGGCAAGGCTGAGGTAATGACACGTATCACCGCAGACATAGTAAAGGCCAAGGAAAAACGACAGGTATGGGAGACAGTTGCTTGCTATTGACTGGCGAAGCTGCCTGGAACCTTCCTGGATGATGACCGCGTGGAAACTTTTATACGGGCATTTAAAAGGAGAATTCCGATGAGATTTTCTGGATTGTCGTGACTGTTTTCTGGTCGGGCAACGAAAGAGGTCGAACTCTAAATGTTAAGAGATTAcagaaaattttatttctcCATCCTATCCTATTTGATACatctcaatatatatatatatatattattaaaaaaaataatataagctgATATAGAATTAcactaataataaaaaaatattactaacATATATAAATTGTTATATCATCTCTAAAATCATTTTATAACAGAATCatgctaatcaataaaaataatataaatcgaTACagaatcatgctaataaaaaaatattattggtAATGCAGATTATTATGTGATCTCTAAGATTATACTAACATCCTCTTTAAACTCAAGATGGTACTATAGGTATCAACTTGAATTTGGAAACCGAATCACGAATGTATCGAAAAATTAATGTACTAGATGAAGAGCTGAAATAGAATCTTAAAAGTTGACATAGCAACTCATAGACTGACATGCTAGTATATCAAAAACTTACGTGGCAGTATAGAGCCTAGTGTAGTAGAACACGAACTATTATAACAGCTAAGAAGCTGACGTAATAAATTAAGAGTTGGCATAACAACTTAGAAAAGACTGACAAGGTGGTAGATCAAAGCTGACGTAGCAGCATAGAGCCCGATGTGGCAAAACATGAGTTATTATAGCAGCGAGAACTTAAAAGTCAATATAATAAACTGATATATCTGACTGACATGTCTGTCGATGTGGTCGATTAACTTGTCTGATGATGCGGCAGCGAGAAGACATGTATAAGATGATAGATGCAAAAAGAACAGAGCTCAAAGAGAAGGCAACCGAAGATCAATGATTTTTATAGACGGAGGCACAATGAAAGAGGAGCAATTGGCTTCAAACTGGAGGTGAAGGAATTGAAGACAACAAATAAAACTGGAGATAGAGAGAATTGGGCTGAGTGACGATGAGAAGAGATGACCGAAGATCTGAAACTAAAGACAAAATCACTAAAGAGGAGCTGTGGatccataaaaaataaaaaatcttcgGATAGTAATCTACCAGAAATAGAAGATATATAGATTTACTAATTAGATcaatattgattcattagaaaaTAGAGGATCTGCGAATCTACCAAAAAATAGAGAATTTTCGGATGTTGATTTATCCGAAAACAGAGATCGATAAATTGGCAACGAGAGTTTTCAAAGCTTCTCGACATGGCGACGATGACCACAACAAAGGCAGAAGAGATGATGGCAGTAAGTTAAGTGAtcaatggctctgataccatgttacaATATTTATaacaaaagagaaaaacaagagaaaagagagagagaaaaagattcTATTTCTCTATTTCATTGTATCCGATACATTTCAGATATTATGTATACTTGTGTACATActtaatacaaaaaaaataatataggctgatataAGATTACATTAACAATGAAAAATACTATTAATTGATATAAGTTGTTATGTGATCTCTAAaatcattttaataaaataatgttaataaaaaaataatataacttGATACGAAAttatattaatgaaaaaaattataggCGGCGCACGTGAATTCTAAAATTATGATAACAGTAAATCTCCAATTAGCGTGTCGATTTGCATACATTGGATGGAGATAGAGACGAGGTCTCCGTTTGTTTGGCTCTTCGATGCGGATGGTCCGCTAATCGGCTTCTCTAGAAGGAGAAAGTTGAGAACAAAACTTAAACTCGCTTTCAAGACAGCGTGGTATCAATTTTCTTGGAGAAATGCTGAATTAACATGTCAATCTCATACAACtaaagtggtattttgatgtgcAATTATTCCTTGCGTCCTACTGTTGATAGCCTGATCTGTATGGTACGGTACCGGCGGCAACAGGAGAGATACACAGCGCCTGCGCAACTTACTTGCGTAAGATTTCGTGATACACAGCCCTGGCTGCATGGTCCTAATTTGTCTCTAAGCACCATGCGTGATCAGAGAGATCAGCCTTCGAAAGTCTGTGTAGGAAGAACCGCCTTCAGCCACGCTCTCCCTTGCCATCTTCGCCATCTCTTTCGCAGACCTCCTCCACTCTTCGGCCCTCGGCCCTTCCATCATTTCCCTCACCATCTTCTCCACTATGCTCCTACTGCACAAGTCTTTCATGTCCAGCCCCACCTTCCACACCTCGCTGACGAACCTGCTGTTAATCTGCTGATCCGCAAAGAATGGCCAGCAGAGCATCGGCACTCCTGCCACTATGCTCTCCAGAGTTGAATTCCATCCACTGTGAGTCAGAAAGCACCCCACCGCCGGATGCGCCAGCACCTCCTCCTGCGGGACCCACTTGACAAGGCAACCCCTCTCCTTTGTCCCCACCTTCACCTCTTCCGTCACCGGTAGCATCTCCTCCCACCGCCTTCCCTCCTCCCCTACCAGATCGGGCCTCACCACCCATAGAAACCGCTGCCCGCTGTTGACCAGCCCCACCCAGAACTCGAGGAACGCCTCCTGAGACACCAGCGTGAGGCTCCCGAAGCTAACATAGACCACAGACTTGTGCGGCTGGGAGTCGAGCCACGTCATGCAGGTCCGGTCCTCTTCCCACAGAGTGGCGGACGGCATGGAGGAAGCGGGAGGTACCGCCGGGTCGCTGGGGCAGCGGGACCGGTACGATCTCAGCAGCGCGGGAAGCGGTCCGACGGCGAAGGTCACGGGAAAGTGAGAGCGCACGGGCGACAGCGCGGTGGCCTCCAGGGACTCGAAGGTGTTGAGAATGAGCGCCCTCGCCCGATTCGTGTTAGCGGTCACGGTTGTCACGAACTCGAAGGTGCGGTCCGTCCGATCCCCTGCCAGTCTACAGAAGCTCGGAAGATCTCGCCGCCTTAGAAAAGCCTCCATCCCCGGCACGCTCCGGACGGGCTCGTCCAGGTCCGCCTCATCTGCCAGTTTTATATACGCCAGAGTAGCGAATCGTTGTTTACTGCCTCTTTTAGAAAACTAAGAAGAATACACGACCGGGTGCTTCCATATCTGTTCTATCAGCCATACCTGGGAACGGGAGCTCCCCGCTCTGCAAGAGCTGGGGAAGACGGAAGTATGCCCAGAAGCTGCACGCGCTGACCGTTCGGAAAGCGATCGCCGGAATTCCCAGCTCTTCCGCGATGTCGACGGCGAACGTCATGATGCCGTCCGCTATGACGCACGTCACCGGCGGCCATTTTCCATCATCTCTGCGGCCACGTTTGATTAACAGCTCGCGGTACAAGACGGCGGACCGAACCCTCAAAGACTCCTCCAGGTCCATCAGATGAAGGACCGACCGGGGATCCTCATCGGCGAGGCCGTCGGGGATGGACTCGAAGCGGAATCTCGGACTTTCGGCTAGCAGAGCGTAGGCGGCGGAGTAGCGGCTGAGGCGGTGGTGGTTGTAGTCGGTGTTCAGGAAGGTGACATGGAGGCCGGTCTTGGTGAGGAGCTCGCCCAGCTTGAGCATGCAGTTCACATGACCTTGAGCTGGGAAGGGGAAGATCAGCACATGCGCGGTCGAGTCCTTCGGCATCTCGATCGGATTCCCGACGTCCATCTCGCACTTCTTTTTTTCGTGAGTCGTCGAGCACTTGGGGGACctcttttttgttgttgttgttgttgttgttgttgatgatgatgaagataaaCTCCTCTTCCAACAATTGCTCTGGGTTAATTTTTGGAACGTCGTATAAAACAAGCAGAACGTTACATCAGCGATGAGGACGGGGATTGAATTTCTACATTTGTGCTGTTCCTTCTGGACCTCTTGTCCTCAGATTCTCATGGTTGTATTCATGCAAGGATAATATCCGGCCTTATGTTAAAAATGAAATCCAAAAACGCACCTACATAGACTGCCGGGAGGGAATTGTCCTCCTTCATGTGGTACTTTTCAACGGCGGCCGGACCAGATGATGAAGATCTAATTTGTTTCATGCACAGGGGAGCTCCATTACGCTAATCAACGTCATGGACCATCGGTGCCGTATAAGAC
The Phoenix dactylifera cultivar Barhee BC4 chromosome 3, palm_55x_up_171113_PBpolish2nd_filt_p, whole genome shotgun sequence DNA segment above includes these coding regions:
- the LOC103700370 gene encoding copper transporter 3-like, whose amino-acid sequence is MGRGGVMQDGMGGTTPATMPGHHDKGGDMAMHMTLFWGERVEVLFSGWPGDQGLGMYLLALLCVVATAFLAEYLSDHLSQAAPTTATGSSRRISTALLPTFLHAVRMGLLYLVMLAVMSFNLGVLIAAIAGHALGFLLSASGLIYKRARPGNGEAPGNDATKR
- the LOC103722644 gene encoding 7-deoxyloganetic acid glucosyltransferase-like; translated protein: MDVGNPIEMPKDSTAHVLIFPFPAQGHVNCMLKLGELLTKTGLHVTFLNTDYNHHRLSRYSAAYALLAESPRFRFESIPDGLADEDPRSVLHLMDLEESLRVRSAVLYRELLIKRGRRDDGKWPPVTCVIADGIMTFAVDIAEELGIPAIAFRTVSACSFWAYFRLPQLLQSGELPFPDEADLDEPVRSVPGMEAFLRRRDLPSFCRLAGDRTDRTFEFVTTVTANTNRARALILNTFESLEATALSPVRSHFPVTFAVGPLPALLRSYRSRCPSDPAVPPASSMPSATLWEEDRTCMTWLDSQPHKSVVYVSFGSLTLVSQEAFLEFWVGLVNSGQRFLWVVRPDLVGEEGRRWEEMLPVTEEVKVGTKERGCLVKWVPQEEVLAHPAVGCFLTHSGWNSTLESIVAGVPMLCWPFFADQQINSRFVSEVWKVGLDMKDLCSRSIVEKMVREMMEGPRAEEWRRSAKEMAKMARESVAEGGSSYTDFRRLISLITHGA